Proteins encoded by one window of Vitis vinifera cultivar Pinot Noir 40024 chromosome 10, ASM3070453v1:
- the LOC132254549 gene encoding uncharacterized protein LOC132254549 produces MRKFAEIVNDLGLVDLPLQGGEFTWNGGQNNQTWARLDRFLVSPSWIDQFSGINQCRLPRPVFDHFPIMLVGGGIRRCPTPFRFENMWLKAEGFKELVRSWWQGIDVRGNASYKLATKMKEIKQKLKVWNREVFGKLECNKSVALQQVEFWDREENEIILTVEETELKKEAKENYRKWVIMEETH; encoded by the coding sequence ATGAGGAAATTTGCTGAAATTGTGAATGATCTTGGGCTAGTGGATCTTCCTCTTCAAGGGGGAGAATTTACTTGGAATGGGGGCCAAAATAATCAGACTTGGGCACGATTGGACAGGTTCCTTGTGTCTCCTAGCTGGATAGACCAATTCAGTGGGATTAATCAGTGTAGACTGCCCCGTCCGGTATTCGATCATTTCCCAATTATGTTAGTGGGGGGTGGGATAAGACGATGCCCGACTccattcagatttgaaaatatgtggcttaaggctGAGGGCTTCAAAGAGCTTGTGCGCAGTTGGTGGCAAGGAATTGATGTTAGGGGCAATGCTAGTTACAAGTTGGCTACTAAGATGAAGGAAATCAAACAGAAGCTGAAAGTTTGGAATAGAGAAGTCTTTGGTAAGCTGGAGTGCAACAAATCTGTAGCCTTGCAGCAGGTGGAATTTTGGGATAGGGAGGAAAATGAGATAATTCTGACTGTGGAGGAAACAGAGCTTAAGAAAGaggcaaaagaaaattacaGAAAATGGGTGATTATGGAGGAAACGCACTAG
- the LOC100263734 gene encoding protein TRANSPORT INHIBITOR RESPONSE 1 — protein MDSKRKKDSPESNELTRSSPFPDEVLERVLGLVKSHKDRSSVSLVCKDWYNAERWSRTHVFIGNCYSVSPEIVARRFPNIRSVTLKGKPRFSDFNLVPLNWGADIHAWLVVFASKYPLLEELRLKRMTVTDESLEFLATTFTNFKALSLLSCDGFSTDGLAAIATHCKNMTELDIQENGIDDLGGGWLSCFPENFTSLEVLNFANLSSDVSFDALEKLVSRCRSLKFLKVNKNITLEQLQRLLECAPQLTELGTGSFHQELTTRQYAELESAFNNCKNLNTLSGLCEATPLYLPVLYPACMNLTFLNLSDAALQSGELAKLLDHCPNLQRLWVLDTVEDKGLEAVGLSCPLLEELRVFPADPYEQDVVHGVTEMGFVAVSYGCPRLHYVLYFCRQMTNAAVATIVKNCPDFTHFRLCVMNPGEPDYLTDEPMDEAFGAVVKNCTKLQRLAVSGLLTDLTFEYIGKYAKNLETLSVAFAGSSDWGMQCVLSGCSKLRKLEIRDCPFGNEALLSGLEKYESMRSLWMSACNVTMNACRRLAKQMPRLNVEVMKDEESDDSQADKVYVYRSVAGPRRDAPPFVLTL, from the exons ATGGATTCAAAGAGGAAAAAGGACTCGCCCGAGTCAAACGAGTTGACTCGGTCCTCACCATTTCCCGACGAGGTATTAGAGCGAGTTCTGGGGCTCGTGAAGTCCCACAAAGACAGAAGCTCAGTCTCTCTTGTGTGCAAGGACTGGTACAACGCGGAGAGATGGTCCCGGACCCACGTGTTCATCGGCAACTGCTACTCCGTTTCGCCGGAGATCGTTGCTCGGAGATTTCCCAACATTCGGAGCGTGACGCTCAAAGGGAAGCCTCGTTTTTCGGATTTCAATCTGGTCCCGTTGAACTGGGGGGCTGATATTCATGCTTGGCTTGTTGTGTTCGCCTCCAAGTACCCTCTGCTTGAGGAGTTGAGGCTTAAGAGAATGACTGTTACTGATGAGAGCTTGGAGTTCTTGGCTACGACGTTCACCAATTTCAAAGCTCTCTCGCTTTTGAGCTGTGACGGGTTCAGTACGGATGGACTTGCCGCCATTGCTACTCATTGCAA GAATATGACAGAGCTTGACATACAGGAGAATGGCATTGATGACCTTGGTGGGGGTTGGTTAAGTTGCTTTCCTGAAAACTTCACGTCACTGGAAGTGCTGAATTTTGCGAATCTGAGCAGTGATGTCTCTTTTGATGCTCTTGAGAAACTAGTGAGTAGGTGCAGATCTTTAAAATTCTTGAAGGTTAACAAGAATATCACCCTGGAACAATTACAGAGGTTGCTTGAGTGTGCTCCTCAACTGACAGAGCTTGGTACTGGGTCCTTCCATCAAGAGCTCACAACCCGCCAGTATGCAGAGCTTGAAAGTGCATTCAACAACTGCAAGAATCTAAATACTCTCTCTGGTTTGTGCGAAGCTACTCCACTGTATCTCCCAGTTCTATACCCTGCCTGTATGAATTTGACGTTCTTGAATTTGAGTGATGCTGCTCTGCAAAGTGGTGAACTTGCTAAGCTTCTTGATCACTGTCCAAATCTACAGCGTCTTTGG GTTCTGGACACAGTAGAAGACAAAGGGCTGGAAGCTGTTGGACTTAGCTGTCCTTTGCTCGAGGAACTACGTGTCTTCCCTGCTGATCCCTATGAGCAGGATGTTGTCCATGGGGTGACTGAAATGGGTTTTGTTGCTGTGTCTTATGGCTGCCCTAGGCTTCACTATGTACTCTACTTTTGTAGGCAGATGACTAATGCTGCTGTGGCAACTATTGTAAAGAATTGCCCTGATTTCACCCACTTTCGGCTGTGTGTGATGAACCCAGGTGAGCCTGATTATCTTACTGATGAGCCTATGGATGAGGCTTTTGGTGCAGTGGTGAAGAATTGCACCAAACTCCAGAGACTTGCAGTTTCAGGTCTACTGACTGACCTCACATTTGAGTATATTGGAAAATATGCCAAAAACCTGGAAACTCTTTCAGTGGCTTTTGCTGGTAGCAGTGATTGGGGGATGCAGTGTGTGCTGAGTGGCTGCTCAAAGCTGAGAAAGCTCGAGATAAGGGACTGTCCATTTGGCAATGAGGCATTGCTCTCAGGTCTGGAGAAGTATGAGTCTATGAGGTCACTCTGGATGTCAGCCTGCAATGTGACAATGAATGCTTGTAGGCGGCTGGCCAAGCAGATGCCAAGGTTGAATGTTGAGGTAATGAAGGATGAAGAGAGTGATGACAGTCAGGCTGATAAAGTGTATGTCTACCGTTCCGTTGCGGGGCCAAGAAGAGATGCTCCACCTTTTGTTCTGACTCTCTga
- the LOC100241384 gene encoding external alternative NAD(P)H-ubiquinone oxidoreductase B2, mitochondrial isoform X2, translating to MLTTKLCGGGLLAYSESKSYPGVRSLGSSEDDNKKKRVVVLGTGWAGTSFLKNLNNSSYDVQVVSPRNYFAFTPLLPSVTCGSVEARSIVEPIRNIVKKKNVEIHFWEAECIKIDAENKKVYCKSSQDTNLNGEEEFVVDYDYLVIAMGARSNTFNTPGVVENCHFLKEVEDAQRIRRSVIDCFERASLPNLTDEERKRILHFVVVGGGPTGVEFSAELHDFVNEDLVKLYPTVKDLVKITLLEAGDHILNMFDKRITAFAEDKFHRDGIDVKTGSMVVKVSDKEISTKERGNGNITSIPYGMAVWSTGIGTRPVIMDFMKQIGQTNRRALATDEWLRVEGRDSIYALGDCATINQRKVMEDISAIFSKADKDNSGTLTVKEFQEVIDDICERYPQVELYLKNKQMHDIVDLLKDSKGDVAKESIELDIEGFKSALSQVDSQMKNLPATAQVAAQQGAYLASCFNRMEECEQNPEGPLRFRGSGRHRFHPFRYKHFGQFAPLGGEQTAAQLPGDWVSIGHSSQWLWYSVYASKLVSWRTRALVISDWTRRFVFGRDSSRI from the exons ATGCTCACAACCAAACTTTG tgGTGGGGGCCTTCTGGCTTATTCCGAGTCAAAATCATACCCAGGTGTAAGGAGTCTTGGTTCCTCTGAAGATGATAACAAGAAAAAGAGGGTGGTGGTACTTGGAACTGGTTGGGCTGGAACCAgttttttgaagaatttgaataaTTCATCATATGATGTTCAGGTGGTATCACCTCGCAATTATTTTGCATTCACTCCTCTGCTACCAAGTGTTACATGTGGCTCAGTAGAAGCTCGCAGCATTGTTGAACCAATTCGCAATATTGTTAAAAAG AAAAATGTAGAAATTCATTTCTGGGAAGCTGAATGTATCAAAATTGATGCAGAAAATAAGAAAGTTTATTGTAAATCTAGTCAAGACACCAATTTGAACGGGGAAGAAGAATTTGTTGTGGACTATGACTACCTTGTAATAGCAATGGGTGCCCGTTCTAATACATTCAACACTCCTGGTGTAGTGGAAAATTGCCATTTCTTGAAG GAAGTAGAAGATGCTCAGAGGATTCGTAGGAGTGTTATTGACTGCTTTGAAAGGGCCAGCCTACCTAACCTGACCGATGAAGAGAGGAAGAGAATTCTTCATTTTGTGGTTGTTGGTGGAGGCCCAACTGGAGTGGAGTTCTCTGCTGAGCTCCACGATTTTGTAAATGAAGATTTAGTCAAGTTATATCCCACAGTCAAAGATTTGGTGAAAATAACACTTCTTGAGGCGGGTGATCATATTTTAAACAT GTTTGACAAAAGAATCACAGCTTTTGCCGAGGATAAATTTCATAGAGATGGTATTGATGTGAAAACAGGGTCTATGGTTGTTAAAGTATCTGATAAAGAAATCTCTACCAAGGAAAGAGGAAATGGGAACATTACCTCAATACCGTATGGAATGGCTGTCTGGTCAACTGGTATTGGGACTCGTCCTGTCATAATGGATTTTATGAAGCAAATTGGTCAG ACTAATAGGCGTGCTTTAGCAACTGATGAGTGGCTACGAGTGGAGGGACGTGACAGCATATATGCACTAGGTGATTGCGCTACAATTAATCAACGCAAAGTCATG GAAGATATTTCTGCAATATTTAGCAAGGCAGACAAGGACAATTCTGGAACACTTACAGTCAAGGAGTTTCAAGAAGTCATTGATGATATCTGTGAACGATACCCCCAAGTGGAGCTTTATTTGAAGAATAAGCAGATGCATGATATTGTTGATCTGTTGAAGGATTCAAAAGGAGATGTTGCAAAGGAATCCATTGAATTGGATATTGAAGGGTTTAAATCAGCTCTTTCCCAAGTGGATTCTCAGATGAAGAATCTTCCAGCAACAGCTCAG GTTGCAGCTCAACAAGGTGCTTACCTTGCTAGTTGTTTCAACCGTATGGAAGAGTGTGAACAAAATCCAGAAGGTCCTCTCAGGTTCAGGGGATCAGGCCGCCATCGGTTTCATCCCTTTAG GTACAAGCATTTTGGACAATTTGCTCCATTGGGAGGAGAGCAAACAGCGGCCCAACTTCCTGGAGACTGGGTTTCCATTGGTCACAGCAGCCAGTGGCTTTGGTATTCTGTGTACGCAAG TAAGCTTGTCAGCTGGCGCACAAGGGCATTGGTGATATCGGACTGGACAAGGCGTTTCGTTTTTGGGAGGGACTCTAGTCGCATCTGA
- the LOC100241384 gene encoding external alternative NAD(P)H-ubiquinone oxidoreductase B2, mitochondrial isoform X1, which yields MRSFSFYERVSRAFHDHSSLSRLVVLFTVSGGGLLAYSESKSYPGVRSLGSSEDDNKKKRVVVLGTGWAGTSFLKNLNNSSYDVQVVSPRNYFAFTPLLPSVTCGSVEARSIVEPIRNIVKKKNVEIHFWEAECIKIDAENKKVYCKSSQDTNLNGEEEFVVDYDYLVIAMGARSNTFNTPGVVENCHFLKEVEDAQRIRRSVIDCFERASLPNLTDEERKRILHFVVVGGGPTGVEFSAELHDFVNEDLVKLYPTVKDLVKITLLEAGDHILNMFDKRITAFAEDKFHRDGIDVKTGSMVVKVSDKEISTKERGNGNITSIPYGMAVWSTGIGTRPVIMDFMKQIGQTNRRALATDEWLRVEGRDSIYALGDCATINQRKVMEDISAIFSKADKDNSGTLTVKEFQEVIDDICERYPQVELYLKNKQMHDIVDLLKDSKGDVAKESIELDIEGFKSALSQVDSQMKNLPATAQVAAQQGAYLASCFNRMEECEQNPEGPLRFRGSGRHRFHPFRYKHFGQFAPLGGEQTAAQLPGDWVSIGHSSQWLWYSVYASKLVSWRTRALVISDWTRRFVFGRDSSRI from the exons ATGAGGAGTTTCAGCTTCTACGAGAGAGTTTCCAGAGCTTTCCATGACCATTCTTCGCTCTCTCGCCTTGTTGTTCTCTTCACAGTCAG tgGTGGGGGCCTTCTGGCTTATTCCGAGTCAAAATCATACCCAGGTGTAAGGAGTCTTGGTTCCTCTGAAGATGATAACAAGAAAAAGAGGGTGGTGGTACTTGGAACTGGTTGGGCTGGAACCAgttttttgaagaatttgaataaTTCATCATATGATGTTCAGGTGGTATCACCTCGCAATTATTTTGCATTCACTCCTCTGCTACCAAGTGTTACATGTGGCTCAGTAGAAGCTCGCAGCATTGTTGAACCAATTCGCAATATTGTTAAAAAG AAAAATGTAGAAATTCATTTCTGGGAAGCTGAATGTATCAAAATTGATGCAGAAAATAAGAAAGTTTATTGTAAATCTAGTCAAGACACCAATTTGAACGGGGAAGAAGAATTTGTTGTGGACTATGACTACCTTGTAATAGCAATGGGTGCCCGTTCTAATACATTCAACACTCCTGGTGTAGTGGAAAATTGCCATTTCTTGAAG GAAGTAGAAGATGCTCAGAGGATTCGTAGGAGTGTTATTGACTGCTTTGAAAGGGCCAGCCTACCTAACCTGACCGATGAAGAGAGGAAGAGAATTCTTCATTTTGTGGTTGTTGGTGGAGGCCCAACTGGAGTGGAGTTCTCTGCTGAGCTCCACGATTTTGTAAATGAAGATTTAGTCAAGTTATATCCCACAGTCAAAGATTTGGTGAAAATAACACTTCTTGAGGCGGGTGATCATATTTTAAACAT GTTTGACAAAAGAATCACAGCTTTTGCCGAGGATAAATTTCATAGAGATGGTATTGATGTGAAAACAGGGTCTATGGTTGTTAAAGTATCTGATAAAGAAATCTCTACCAAGGAAAGAGGAAATGGGAACATTACCTCAATACCGTATGGAATGGCTGTCTGGTCAACTGGTATTGGGACTCGTCCTGTCATAATGGATTTTATGAAGCAAATTGGTCAG ACTAATAGGCGTGCTTTAGCAACTGATGAGTGGCTACGAGTGGAGGGACGTGACAGCATATATGCACTAGGTGATTGCGCTACAATTAATCAACGCAAAGTCATG GAAGATATTTCTGCAATATTTAGCAAGGCAGACAAGGACAATTCTGGAACACTTACAGTCAAGGAGTTTCAAGAAGTCATTGATGATATCTGTGAACGATACCCCCAAGTGGAGCTTTATTTGAAGAATAAGCAGATGCATGATATTGTTGATCTGTTGAAGGATTCAAAAGGAGATGTTGCAAAGGAATCCATTGAATTGGATATTGAAGGGTTTAAATCAGCTCTTTCCCAAGTGGATTCTCAGATGAAGAATCTTCCAGCAACAGCTCAG GTTGCAGCTCAACAAGGTGCTTACCTTGCTAGTTGTTTCAACCGTATGGAAGAGTGTGAACAAAATCCAGAAGGTCCTCTCAGGTTCAGGGGATCAGGCCGCCATCGGTTTCATCCCTTTAG GTACAAGCATTTTGGACAATTTGCTCCATTGGGAGGAGAGCAAACAGCGGCCCAACTTCCTGGAGACTGGGTTTCCATTGGTCACAGCAGCCAGTGGCTTTGGTATTCTGTGTACGCAAG TAAGCTTGTCAGCTGGCGCACAAGGGCATTGGTGATATCGGACTGGACAAGGCGTTTCGTTTTTGGGAGGGACTCTAGTCGCATCTGA